TTTACTGTTGATGACAATGCGTTCTTATATCCATTTAATGAGTACCAAAGTTATGGCATTGAAGATGCCCGTTGTACAAAAATAGGGGATACGTATTACGTTAATTTTAGTTCTGTATCTCCTGTAGGCGTTTGCGACTCCTTGATTGCTACTAAAGATTTTGAAAGCTACCAGGATTTAGGCAATATTTTTGCTCCCGAAAATAAAGACGTTTTAATTTTTCCTGAGAAAATTAATGGGAAGTTCTATGCTCTTCATCGTCCTTCACTAAAAAGTATTGGTAATTATGATATCTGGATTGCCGCTTCTCCAGATTTAGAAAGCTGGGGTCAGCACCAACATTTAATTGGTATTCGACCAAATTCTTGGGATAGTGGACGTGTTGGTGGCGGATTAGTACCAATTAAAACAGCTGAAGGTTGGCTCGTTCTTTATCATGGCGCAACACCAGAACATCGCTACTGTATGGGATCAGCCTTACTGGATTTAGAAGATCCGACTAAAGTTTTGGCTCGCTGTAAGCAACCCATTATGGAACCAAATGCAGAATATGAAAAAAATGGTTTCTTTAGTGATGTTGTCTTTGGTTCTGGCGGCATAGTAGAAGGTGATCAGTTAACGATGTATTACGGTGTTGCTGACACATCCATGGCAGGCTGTACATTTTCTATTGCTGAAATTATTCGACAAACAAAAGAGGGCTAGTAGAAATGAAGTGGCAAGAAAAATTACAAGAGTGGCAAAATTTTGTTGCTTTAGATTTAGACTTACAAAATGAATTAGAACAAGTGAGTAAACAATCGGACTTAGAGGATCGTTTTTACCGCTATTTGGAATTTGGTACAGGGGGAATGCGTGGAGAACTAGGGGCAGGAACCAATCGCATTAATAATTATACGATTAAACGTATTGCGTTAGGCTTGGCACGCTATATTAAAGAAAATGGTCCGAACGCTTGCCAAAGTGGTGTAGTAATTTCTTATGATAATCGCCATAAATCAGCAGAATTTGCTGAATGGACTGCTCGTATCTTAGCATCTTGCGGCATTAAAGTTTTTTTATCTGACATGTTGCGTCCAACACCTGAACTTTCTTATCTTGTTCGTCATTATCGTGCTTTTGCAGGTGTTATGATAACAGCTAGTCATAATCCTAAGCAATATAATGGTTTCAAAGTGTATGGTTCAGATGGTGGACAAATTACTTTGAAAACAGCAAAACGTTTAATGGACATATTAGAAAATATTACCAATGAACTTCAAATCACTGCAAAATCTCGTAGCTATTTTGAAAAAAATGAGATGATTACCGTATTTTCTGAAGACGCTGATCAGGGGTATATCGAAGAATTAAAAAACGTAATACAAAACAAACAGTTGGTTTCAAAAGAAGGGAAAAATCTTGCAATCATTTATACACCGTTGCATGGTACAGGAAAAGTTTTAATCAAAAAAGCTTTTGCAACTTTTGGTTTTGATAATTTAAGACTTGTTTTAGCACAACAAGAACCAGATCCGGATTTTTCAACTGTTGTTTCTCCTAACCCGGAAGATTCAGCTGCCTTTACTTTGGCTTTACAAGAAGCAAAGCAAAACGCAGCGGATATATTAATTGCTACGGACCCAGATGCCGATCGTTTAGGAGTAGTTGTATTCCAAAACTCACAGCCCGTATATCTAAATGGTAATCAAATTGGTGTTTTACTCTTGGATTACTTGATGCAACAAAAATCGCCGACAGATCTTGCAAACTATTTTTTGGCAAAGACAATTGTTACCTCGGATTTAGGTACAAAAATGGCAGAAAAACATGGTTTACAAGTACGTAATACTTTAACGGGTTTTAAATTTATCGGTGAACAAATCGAGTTATCAGAACAAAAACGGGACAAAAAATTTCTCTTTGGTTATGAAGAGAGTTTTGGCTACCTGATTTCACCTTTCGTCCGAGATAAAGATGCAATTCAAGCAGCCACGTTATTGGCAGAAGTAGCCCTTGTATTGAAGTTAGCTGGGTATAGTCTGATTGATCGGCTTGAAGAAATTTATCAAACATATGGCTATTTTGTTGAAGATTTAGAAACAAAAGTTTTTTTAGGTAAAGATGGCATTACAAAAATGGCACAACTAGTCGAAAACTTACGTCAAAAAGAGGTTACGCAGTTAGCTGGCGAGTCTATTGTATATAAAGAAGATTATGGTCTAGGGATGCAAACAAATCTGGTGACACATGAAGTAGTAGAGCTTACTCTACCACAATCTAATGTTATCAAATTGATTTTAGCAGATGAATCTTGGGTCTGTGTAAGACCGTCTGGCACGGAACCCAAATTTAAAATTTACTATTCCGTAAATGCTCCTTCAAAGCAAGCAGCAGATGAAAAAATGCAAGCTTTAAAAAATGATTTTAATAAAATGCTGACAGAGCTATCAGAAGATTAGCATGAAAGTCGAGCAAAGAAATTAGAAATTTGAAGTTGATCGTATAAAGTTTCTTTCAAGTTGACATTTGATTTTTTTGTCGATGGTGTTGAGGTATACAAAATGGCTGTATCTTTTAAAGTTAAGAATAACTGTATATATTTACTCATCTGGGCTGATTTACTATAAATGATTTTTGTGAGTTAGATTCAAGCTTAAGAGATACTTGTAAAGGGGCTATGATAATTTCATTTATATCCATTCCTTTCAAAGAGCCCGGTAAGATAATAGAAAAACAATATATTAACAAGCAATAAATTGAGCCCCTAGCAAGTTTTGCTAGGGGCTTTTTAAATGTTAAAAAGTTTAAGTGTTTAAGCATGCTAGTTTTGTTATTACTTCATACTTCATTTAAGCATGGAAGTTTCTAGACAAAAAGTTGAAAGTTACGATCTATTTTAGATGTGTAAAAAGAAGATGAAGATCAAGGCTGCGATTGTTTGCACGACTCCGACGGATAAACCATAGAGTAAGAAACGAGGACCTTCTTTTAGGAACTTTTGGAAATCTAAACGTAGACCAATCGCCGCAAGAGCTATTGTTTCAAACCAAGTACTGATAAAATGAGCAGTCGTATTAATGACATCAGGCAATGGTAAAAAACTATTTACGATACAAATAATGAAAAAGCCCATTACATACCAAGGAATTGGTAGTTTTTTATTGGCTTTTTTTTCGGATACTAAACCATCATGACGAACTTTTTGTTCAAAAATAAAAACAACGACGACTAAAAAGATAATACGTGTGATTTTAAACAGCATGGAAAACTGGACGGTCTGGGCATTGACCAAACTTGCACCTGCGACGACTTGTCCGACAGATTGCAATGTACCACCTAATAACGCACTTTTGGCTAATAGATCAGCGCCAAATAAATGCATACCTAAAAAAGGCAAAGTTAGCATCATGACGGTTCCAAGTAAATTAACCAAAGTGATAATCTGACCTTTTTCTGTGTCATCTGCTTCAATTGTAGGTGCAATTGCT
The genomic region above belongs to Enterococcus saigonensis and contains:
- a CDS encoding phospho-sugar mutase, with amino-acid sequence MKWQEKLQEWQNFVALDLDLQNELEQVSKQSDLEDRFYRYLEFGTGGMRGELGAGTNRINNYTIKRIALGLARYIKENGPNACQSGVVISYDNRHKSAEFAEWTARILASCGIKVFLSDMLRPTPELSYLVRHYRAFAGVMITASHNPKQYNGFKVYGSDGGQITLKTAKRLMDILENITNELQITAKSRSYFEKNEMITVFSEDADQGYIEELKNVIQNKQLVSKEGKNLAIIYTPLHGTGKVLIKKAFATFGFDNLRLVLAQQEPDPDFSTVVSPNPEDSAAFTLALQEAKQNAADILIATDPDADRLGVVVFQNSQPVYLNGNQIGVLLLDYLMQQKSPTDLANYFLAKTIVTSDLGTKMAEKHGLQVRNTLTGFKFIGEQIELSEQKRDKKFLFGYEESFGYLISPFVRDKDAIQAATLLAEVALVLKLAGYSLIDRLEEIYQTYGYFVEDLETKVFLGKDGITKMAQLVENLRQKEVTQLAGESIVYKEDYGLGMQTNLVTHEVVELTLPQSNVIKLILADESWVCVRPSGTEPKFKIYYSVNAPSKQAADEKMQALKNDFNKMLTELSED
- a CDS encoding YeiH family protein translates to MLENARLQIKPILPGLILSLAVAIAAKLLAIFMPQLGGATLAILLGIILGNTYFKQPNLDIGTKFSESRLLEYSVVLLGFTVTFQTISHMGVKGLVYVILMMSTVIIAAYTLGRKLGFNEKMSLMMAGGNAVCGSSAIGAIAPTIEADDTEKGQIITLVNLLGTVMMLTLPFLGMHLFGADLLAKSALLGGTLQSVGQVVAGASLVNAQTVQFSMLFKITRIIFLVVVVFIFEQKVRHDGLVSEKKANKKLPIPWYVMGFFIICIVNSFLPLPDVINTTAHFISTWFETIALAAIGLRLDFQKFLKEGPRFLLYGLSVGVVQTIAALIFIFFLHI
- a CDS encoding BtaManbiosPhlase — encoded protein: MKIDRFIENPLITPKDVTPLHEGYEVIGAFNGGVAKYNDEVLLLLRVAERPISNDPEIIKAPVYDAHKKEMTIIEFNRNDPDYDFEDPRMIRHKNKLDSFAYLTSISYIRIARSQDGHHFTVDDNAFLYPFNEYQSYGIEDARCTKIGDTYYVNFSSVSPVGVCDSLIATKDFESYQDLGNIFAPENKDVLIFPEKINGKFYALHRPSLKSIGNYDIWIAASPDLESWGQHQHLIGIRPNSWDSGRVGGGLVPIKTAEGWLVLYHGATPEHRYCMGSALLDLEDPTKVLARCKQPIMEPNAEYEKNGFFSDVVFGSGGIVEGDQLTMYYGVADTSMAGCTFSIAEIIRQTKEG